TTCGAGTTTGATTATGGTCTGTCACAGAGTTGTTCGTTACCAATTTTTACTTAGTTCTTTAAATatataatgtatttttttaatgttttgtaGGAAGCGGTGTGATTATCAGTGGCATTCCGCTATGGGGTTTGAGTAAAATATCCATGAAAGGTTTGACCGGTCCGTGTTTGAAAGTGTTGTAAGTAAATCGAAACCGCCTGAGCAAAGTCGAAAAGATAACTTTTTCTTCGTAGAGAGCGAACTTTTGacctaaaagaataaaacaaaaattcaatttaaattagGCCAGTTCGAATCGTTTTGATTTACCAATGCAGTTCCTTGGGCCGGCACTAAAAGGGACAAAGGCGAACGGATGTCTCCCGCTACATTGGTCGCTATAAAATCTTTCGGGTTTGAACGAAAGAGGATCTGGGAAGATTTCTTCGTTGCGGTGGAGAGCGAAGATATGAACAGAGTAGGTTGCGCCAGCTGGGATTTTGTATCCGTTACTGAGTACAAAGTCCTCATTGTTGGATCGTTTGATTAATGGAACACTCGGATAAAGACGGAGCGTTTCCTTGATGCAGCATTCTAAATATTTCAGTTTGGACGCATCCTCTATGGTGCAAGGGCGATCTGAATCTCCAAACACGTCGTTTAGCTCCTCTCTTGCTAATTCCTGGATATatcacaaatttaaaaaaacgtgaatgataattataaaaaattaaagattcGTACCTGACAATCGGGGTGAATTCCCATACAGTATAAGAACCAAACTGCAGCACAGGCGGTTGTATCATGACCCTAATTAGCAAAGGAATGCCAGGTATAAATTTAGGTTATTGAGAAAACAGTTTAGCCCTACCTCAAACATAAAAGTGTCGACTTCATTGCGGATATCCATGTCTGTCAGATCCGCTCCTTCTTTCGCAGCGATTAGCATCAAATCAAGAAAAGCCCTTCGTTTTTCTATGGTTAGACGTTTacgtgaaaaaaaagtgacattGGGGTCAACGCCCGAAATAATATTACAGAATTTTTTAGATAAATTCATACACGTACTTGGTTCAAACTGCGATTCCTCAGTTTCGTCTTGTTTCATCTCTGTCGTCGTAATTTCTtgatcgatttctttttttctgtcttgAATCACCTACCAACAAAATTTGTGGGCACTTTGAGCaatttaaataaaagtaaataagatttgaatttaattttgaataatacTTTGGATGTGAAGtcgtgaataattttcaagcaTTTCTGATACTCTTTGCCGTGCTTCGTCATAAAGTAAATCCGTTGAGGGAAAAAACTCCATATCGAATTGAAATACTCAAATAATACCATGGTATACCTTAAACGAATTGCATGACCAATCAAATCACCCCGTCGTCAAAGTTAACATTATTGGACCAACCTATGCACCGCATTAGGATATTCATGTTCCTTGGGATATTCAGAATTTTCAAGTTGCGAATTAATCTGGATGCCCATAGCTGCTTCTAATCtttcaaatgagaaaataaataatggaATTACCGAAACTGCCCAATTACATTTATTCAGTTCAAGATTCTTTACCGCAAATAATGTCAAGGGTGCATCGTTTGAGGTAAGGGAAGACTTCAATTTCTTCCGTTTGATTCAATTCCGCTTTCTTGGATAACGAACCATGTAATTGTTGGCACAGAATATCGGCATTTTTATTAAAGGTGTCAAAGAAATTGTCGAGTATCTGGAAATGGAAGGCCGGAGTCAGCAAACGTCTCCTTATCCGCCACCTATTACCtgagaaataatcaaataattgtAATGACATGTTTTGccacattggaaaaaaaaaatattactgaAATAAAGAATTATTACCTGTTGAAGTAAGGAGTCCTTCACCTAGCCATGGCATCAGCAAAGAGTATTCTTTGCCCTTATCGATGAATTTTGGACTCGACAGTATTTccttaatattatttttaaaaatagtataATTCATTCAAGATATATTTTTGCCACAATTTGGGTTCATTATATCAGAGTGAAATGTCCTTACCTCTGCTGCTATTGGGCAAGAGATGTCAATGTAACCGTTCAATCCGAACCAGCCGCGTCTAAAATGTCCGTACTTTTTGGGCCACTCCACCGAAATAGTTTGCAGAGcacctgttaaaaaaattcgCGTTAGCATAATAAAGTTCAAATTTATGTCCGTATTCGGCTAGTAACCGACGAATAATTTATAAAGTGAAATGAAActactattttaaaattgtaattaTTTGACCGTAAGGATCGAGAGGAATCGAAAGTGCgtttccaaaaaaaggaactttcGGAGGTCCTGGAATCAGATCGATGGTTTTCACGTAAGACGAGTATTCCCATTTcaggtaaaagaagaaaatcgcgGCCAAGGCTACACAAAATATGGCCAAAAACATGATGCAGATTCTGATCTTATTTTCGAGTTAAAAATAAAGTGTGAATGTCCAAAGCGAGGACAACACAGGTGCAGGTAGCAACGTCATCAACGAACAGCGGAGAGCGAGCTATGAGCGAAGACAAGCTGCTTTAGCATTCTTATATATCTACACAAAACGCGGTTGGCTAGTGTGCTGAATTTACCGTTAAGGCGTTGCTTGCATAACAGCATTGTTGTGCCAACAGCTAGTAAGAGACATAAAATTCTAGCAAACGGGAAATACCCTTGGAAGAACTTGCCTTCTGCACTGCTTGCCAAAATAAGGCCTCCGCCAAACTATCGTGCCCCGAAGCCGATCATAAAGAAAGTCTAAAGGAAGTGGGCAATCTTTCATAGTCTGCACGGCGTATCAAACAGATATCTATGCATACATCTATTTGTTGCAGACATGCAAGAAACCGTTTCGTCcggatttgaaaaataaacggaCCCAAAATCGATTTCAATAGCTACGACAACAATAGCTATTATACagttatttgattgtttattgATTTACAATATGAGAATGCAATTGCACCTAATATATGCACTTGagaatattaatttttatatttattggcCCAGTAGAATATTACTCTTGATATGACATGAGTCCATGACGACCAAACGAGCAGCACAGGAACAGAAGCATAAATATTTGATGGCGACATTGTTACGTTCCCGTTAAACAATAAAACACGTCAAGTGTAGAAAGGAATCCGATGACGATACCTACATTATGTCAGACTTCTATTGCAatcatttttatcaaaaagaaCTAGGCTAATATCAGGAGCTGAATAGGAAAACTggggggaaaaagggaaaagaatttaaaagtcTCAAAGAAAGACCGACGAAGAATTTCGcaattttttccttaattCTGGGAATTAAATAAAGCGTTAAAACGAAGCCAAAACTTTTGTTACACATTCTAGCCGCTGATCTGTAAATCACCTGACATTTTCAAGATGCACGTATCCTAACGagacaaataataaataacaaaaaaaaaataatgattagCGAAGAAATTCAAGTTTAAACGCGTCATTATCACATTGTGATCAAACACATCATCGTCAAAACAACGTTCAGGTCAACAAAATAATCCAGGTAGTCGAAATTTGTCGAGCACGCAAGACTATACTTATCTCTCGTGATAGTGACAATAATGCAACCCACACGTTAGAAAAGTAGCCAGCCAGTTCATGTGGCCTTAAACAGCCGCTAGCAACCGACTAGAACGCAGGCGATAATAACAGGCTCCTGTATCGAATTTATTCACGCATTGAGAAACCGGCGGAAAACTCGATCAAATCTTTATGCAATAAAATATGGGAGCTTCTAAAACATTCAAGTCACGTCGGAATTGTCCTTCCCGACTGTTGTCCAACGAAGAAAACACGCAACTGAATGAGATTATTGGAGCACAATGCAAAGTAAGAATTAccgcttttaaaaatttattactaTTGGTGATTGTAAATGTTTCTTTTGTAGAGCGCTGCCACCACTGTTGTCCAGCTCTTTTTGCCCGAGCCACCTGAATACACGCAGTGGACGAAGGAAGACTGCGGGATTTTGTGTTTGATAGAAGACAGCAACTGTAATTTCtggctaaaaatattttgtctgGTCCGACGTCAAGTTATTTGGCAGCAAAAGCTTCACGAAAACGTAGTCTATCACGCACCAGCTCCATATTTTCACACCGTGAGCTCCAGCAACGTGAGTCAATTCGCCAAACTCTTTCACCTAttcactatttttttaaatatttgaattattaaaaattagaatACTCAAATTGGTCTCAACTTTGCCGACGAAGCTGAAGCTTCAATCTTTCTTAGAACTGTCAGAGCTTATctactaaaaaataaaggtaTTAAGGACAACATCAAAAACTATTTCACATGATCCCGAGATGACATTCAAATCTGATATTTAATTCCACAGCAAACACGAAGGACGACACCTTCAGCGTCAGTCCCCCAAAAGATTTTCGCTTAATCAGTCACATTGGATGGGATAAACGAAAAGGATTTATTCTGTACAATGTTGATAACCAATTGATTCAAACATTCTTGACCGGCTTTTGCAACCGAATCAGTAACTGCacaccaaaagaaaataaccatCAACGTTCACGGCCACGCAgcttcaaaagaaagaagatttcTAAAAACGACATTAGTTTGCCTGTCGATGTCAATGTGATACAGCGGAATAGCCAATTGTAACAAGTGCAAACCAATGCGACGAACGAGAGGCAGTTTTTCTTTGAGCCATTATTTAATGACTAGATTTCGAAAATCAGCCGAACATAACTTAATTTGCTTAATAGAGGAATGTTAATATTAATTACACAAATCTATCTAAATCTCTTTATGATTGGcacgttttttttaagtcggacggttgtttttttcatcACTAATCACCATTTGATCAAGTCTTGATCAGGCTGTTTGTTATCACTTATGAAAGAATTTATCGGCAGGGGATTTTCGTCAGACATGTGACTCACAAATGTTTTTGCTTTAGGCCCGATACGTTTTCTGGCTGGGGGCGTAGGTAAAGCGGGAACTGCAGAATTGGAAGGCTGTTTAAATACACTACTTGGTGTAGTACTACTTGATGATGCTGCTGTGGTACTCCATTTAAAAATGCTCTGAACATACCAaagattttatcattttaacaATAATTTTCCCTTAAAATTGTTGTTAAACTTACCTTTCCACCAAGACTTTCCAGTTTACTCTCTAAAATTTTGACTTGGATTCTCAAATGTTCataactaaataaaaattaatttgatgtcAGCACTGTCCATGTATGAATTATTATGAAAAATTTTACCTGGCTTGCCTCAAGGCTATGACCCAATTCTGTGCTTGATTCACACTGAAGCAAGAGAACACATGTCTGTCTTGATCACCAGAGAAAGTAACAACAAAAGCAAATACCCCAGATCCATCTTCATCAAATGCTACGGAgcaattttctaaaactatcaCACCAATAGGCTCCTgcaaataaaatgttaatAGCTTAAAAATGAGaccaaaattcttattttctgtACTTTAAACCTACATTTCCTTTAATTCCTCCAAAATTGTTCAAACcgaagtaaaaaagaagattgcCTGTCAATTTAAAccagaattccttgaaatttcctTTCGACTTTCCCGGATGAAGAACTCTGTAATTTATTCTTCCTTCAATcctatttcaaaaagaatttttgtatAATAGTCATCGTATTTATTCTAATACACAATCTAATGTCTCACGTCGCAGGTTTGAAGGAGGTGGTTATTAATTCTTTTCCATTCACATGCATTTTGGTTTAAAGAATcactgaaaaaaatatatatattcatcaacaagataaaaaataatgatataTGAAGCAAATCGAATGAAGAGATAAAAGCACAAAAAGATGAAGTTCTTAGAAATGAAAGGCGATCAACATTCCGAACATGAAGTAAACAACTGATCCCAACCCGTGATTCTCATAGCGTTTATGaatttaccgctagatggaaTTGTTTCGTCCTGTCTGATGTGGACCAAACCATTGGACCGTATTGGACTATTTCCTCAAGATAAAACTCTCGTATCTTAAAATTGTGAAACACCGTGTGTAGATCTTCATGAGACTGGTAAGGGAGTGACTGCCGTAAGTGTTTATGAAATAAGCGTATAAAcaataattcaattgaatgATAATCATGAAAAATTCGTTCAAACAATAAGAACTATCTTATACTTATTTACAGTTGTGTGACAGTTACAATTTAATACAAATTTGTCGATGTGTTTACTAGTTCTCGATCGAAAGTTGAAttgacacatttttaaaaatctagaaCCAGTAATAACATTGCCATGACTGCTGCCAAGCGTCCCCAACCTGAAAACAAACCATCATCTATTCTTTCACTAGAAGAAAATGATCAATTATTTAAACTCATTGGCTTGCGCTGCAAAGTAAGTCCCCCCAGTACTAGATTCTTATAAAAGTCAACATTTAatgttttgtaatttttctttttcagagtaTGGCGTCAGCTGTGGTTCAGGTCTGTTTTGCTGATCCACCCAATAGATCCACATGGAACAAACGGCATTGTGGTGTAGTCTGCTTCATCAAAGATAATATCAAGAGATCCTATTTCCTTAGAGTATTTTGCCTCGACAGGCAATCTGCCATCTGGGAGCAAGAATTGTACAGTTCTTTTGACTACTGTGCACCAAGACCTTACTTTCACACTTTTGAGGGAGATGTGAGTCCTGTCATTCATTTGATCATATTAGTAAATTACAATATCAATCGGGTTAATATTTTTCGAATGCAGGAATGTCGCATTGGGTTTAATTTTGCTAATGAAGGCGAGGCAGAATACTTTCTGATGGCTATCAAAGAATATTTGAGGATGAAATCGGAGAAACGAGGTGTGTAcatttttatgttgaaaaatAATGGTTGATTAATAACTCAGTTGTTGTGTTTTAGAACGCCGTCGTTTATCA
The sequence above is drawn from the Daphnia pulicaria isolate SC F1-1A chromosome 1, SC_F0-13Bv2, whole genome shotgun sequence genome and encodes:
- the LOC124313284 gene encoding cytochrome P450 4C1-like, with product MFLAIFCVALAAIFFFYLKWEYSSYVKTIDLIPGPPKVPFFGNALSIPLDPYGALQTISVEWPKKYGHFRRGWFGLNGYIDISCPIAAEEILSSPKFIDKGKEYSLLMPWLGEGLLTSTGNRWRIRRRLLTPAFHFQILDNFFDTFNKNADILCQQLHGSLSKKAELNQTEEIEVFPYLKRCTLDIICEAAMGIQINSQLENSEYPKEHEYPNAVHRYTMVLFEYFNSIWSFFPQRIYFMTKHGKEYQKCLKIIHDFTSKVIQDRKKEIDQEITTTEMKQDETEESQFEPKKRRAFLDLMLIAAKEGADLTDMDIRNEVDTFMFEGHDTTACAAVWFLYCMGIHPDCQELAREELNDVFGDSDRPCTIEDASKLKYLECCIKETLRLYPSVPLIKRSNNEDFVLSNGYKIPAGATYSVHIFALHRNEEIFPDPLSFKPERFYSDQCSGRHPFAFVPFSAGPRNCIGQKFALYEEKVIFSTLLRRFRFTYNTFKHGPVKPFMDILLKPHSGMPLIITPLPTKH
- the LOC124313314 gene encoding wiskott-Aldrich syndrome protein-like, with translation MGASKTFKSRRNCPSRLLSNEENTQLNEIIGAQCKSAATTVVQLFLPEPPEYTQWTKEDCGILCLIEDSNCNFWLKIFCLVRRQVIWQQKLHENVVYHAPAPYFHTVSSSNNTQIGLNFADEAEASIFLRTVRAYLLKNKANTKDDTFSVSPPKDFRLISHIGWDKRKGFILYNVDNQLIQTFLTGFCNRISNCTPKENNHQRSRPRSFKRKKISKNDISLPVDVNVIQRNSQL
- the LOC124313318 gene encoding pleckstrin homology domain-containing family J member 1-like → MHVNGKELITTSFKPATIEGRINYRVLHPGKSKGNFKEFWFKLTGNLLFYFGLNNFGGIKGNEPIGVIVLENCSVAFDEDGSGVFAFVVTFSGDQDRHVFSCFSVNQAQNWVIALRQASYEHLRIQVKILESKLESLGGKSIFKWSTTAASSSSTTPSSVFKQPSNSAVPALPTPPARKRIGPKAKTFVSHMSDENPLPINSFISDNKQPDQDLIKW